One Aegilops tauschii subsp. strangulata cultivar AL8/78 chromosome 2, Aet v6.0, whole genome shotgun sequence genomic window, GTACCATGATCAAGTTTTTACGACCGAGCATTGACCAGGCCGTCTACCCGGTCAGTTTGGGGAGCACAACTATGGCAGCTAGGTGGTGGCTATAATTCAAAATAGTGCACAAGCTCGTTTACACATAGTgaacagtaatttcaaaaataaataattaaaCAAAATTTTAAAAACTTGAAAATTTTAGGCATCGAGGATGCTTCATGTGTGCAAGATGCGTGCAAATTTTTGTGGCGTTTGAACATCTGAGGAGTgcgtaacaaaaataaaataaaatccgCTCTGAATACTGTTCCTTTTCATAGATTCTCGTACACCGAGCTGCTCAAATGTCCAAATACCACAAAATTTTGCAAGTACCTAGCGCACACGAGCATCCTCAATGCCTAAAATTTTCATTATTTATGACTTTTTTTTACTATTTTTGAATTTATTGTTCACCACCGGGTGTAGATGATCCTGGATGCAGAATCGCCGCTCTCATGTGGTGGATCCTATATGCCAACAAATAGTAGTGGCTTCGTTGAGAGCAAGCCTACCGACTCTTCTAGTTGGGTTGACCCATTTTTAGGCTTCACTATTTCTTCACTTGGGGGTCTTGGTTCGGGAACCTATTAGAGcgactctagcagaccccgcatcctcCCGGCCCGCAAAACGTGTTTGCAGTTCACGCAAAAACGCCTTTGCGGAATATcttttttacgggtcggcttTGCGGCGTCTGATCTGGCGCAGCTCCTCCCGGCCCGCAAAACTTAGATTTGCAACTTAAATTGATCTAGCATAATGCATTTCTTTGCTTTTGCAACAACATTAGATACAAAAGACATCACCAAATCTTTGCTAGAATAGcaaaaccaaagaaaacaagaaccacaagtatgcatttcagaagatttccaacttccataactgctcccacaagttggactaatatcttctccatgcattcattgttgatctgcggattcTTGATTTTGCATTCTTCTTTCTTCATCTTTGGTTCGAAAGAAGTAGATCTTGCTTCCCCTCTAGTTGCACATGCAGCCGCATCATTGCCTTTGATTGTACTAAGGAGTGCACTAACATCTATTAAGTTTCTTCCTATCAACAAATCAATGTATTGGCGTTCCCAAAACCCAAATGAGCATCCATCGTCCTACACAAAAGAATGAGCAAGCTCGAAGTGAGCTACCGCAATTGAACTAAAGAATGAGCTATGAAATGAGCTACCGCAAGTGCACGTACCCTGTCGTTTTCGCATTTGAAGAACACCCATCCGGGGTGCTTCAGCGTGCCCGAAGTGAGCCACAGCACTTTCTGCGTGCAGTCGTCGCACTCTATGAGCGGCATCGGCAAGCCACAAAGACGCTGCGCGAGCGCCGAGCCCGGTGGATGGCCGGACGAATCCATGCCCGCAAaccttcggcggcggcgggcagaCGAACCCGTACCTGCATGCGGCGATGCGCCCTTGCCTGGGCTGCGGGAGAGGCTCCCCGATCACTCCATCGCTTGGGGTAGCAACCGGCGGCCGGAAAAAGCCAAATCCGGTGGCCCGCGATGAAGTGCCGCAAATCTGCAAATCCGGTGGCCCGCCGACGCAGGGGGGAAGGGAGGGGAGGCCTCGTGCGCGTGGCGGCCTTCTGGCGTGCTCCTGCCGGCTGCTTTCGCCGGAATCTTGGGCGGCGGCCAGCGGCGGCGCGAGGGGGGAGAGGAGAGGTGGTTGGTGGGGAAAGCGCGGGATGAAATGTCCCCCCACCAACCGCTTCCGCTTATATGCAGGGCACCGCAGCCGCGAGGGGGAAACCCACGTTTTCCCGGGTTGAGGTCGGGATTTTGCCGCGCCCCCTAAAATTTTTTGCGGGccggggcgggatgcggggtctgatcGGGCTAGTTTTTCCGCCCCGACCCgcattttggcggttattttacgggttggggcgggatgcggggtctgctagagttgctcttagagGTTTCTTACCGGTTTTGTAAACATTCTAGGAGGTCTCTGAActtattttttgttttatttattgggtttattttcttttttcatttatttttcttctatttttgtgtattataaaaaaattcagagtgtattacaaaaatgttcatcatatatttgaaatgcTCACCATATATTATAAAAAAGTCATCTTGCATTAAATGTTCATCTTATATTAAGAAAACGTTCAACTTATATTAGAAACATGTTCAGCGTGTATTAAAAAATTGTTCAGCATATATTGCAAAGAAGTTCACTGTATTTAAAGAAAAGTTTACATATATCACAATAAAAATGCGTGTACAATTTTTTTCGCCGTATATTAAAAAAATTGTTCAAcatatattacaaaaatgttcaaaatAAAAGCTGACAAAAAAAAGGGAGCTACAATGAACCAGATGCTACAGTGCTGCATCCCTACTGTGTCGGTCCACTATGGTGTATCGGGTGCTACAGTGAACCGGTCAGCCACAGTGCCTTTCATTCGCTAATGTGCCAGTTTCTATGGACGTGGAGTTTCTGAGCCCTAGCTAAAATGAGCTCGGTGAAAAGTAAAATCCGGAAAAATTGAtttattttttataaaaaattacAGATTTCTTTGGTACGGACATTGCCTGAATCTTTATGTCAAAAAATCATCTTTAAATTATATTTTTGAAAGCCGTGGGAAAAAATATTTGATGCTCCAAAAATGGTATTTTTCGAAAGCATTTTGGAGTGCTGGTTTTGTTTTTTACGACTTACACAAATGGCTTTTCAAGATGAAATTTTGCGAGCACGTcaaacttttgtcaatgtttggAAAAAAAATAGATTTCTTTGaatttgttttcatttttttagTTTACTGTTCATCCTGAGCTCAAATGAGCCCGGGAGCAGAAGATGACTTTTGGGTTTCTATTCGCTACATCCAAAATGACCGTCCCAGTTGGTAGGCTCGACAATTTATTTTACCCCGTCAAAAAAGAAAAGAGGGGTGCCAAAGGATTTTATTTTACCCCGTCAAAAAAGAAAAGAGGGGTGCCGAAGGATGTGAACGTGCTAGCTTTTTTCCTTCTTCCTTGCATGTTTTTCATTTGCACAATGTAGTTTCAAGGAGTCAGCTCATTGTaatgattatatatatatatatatatatattttcaaATGATTAGTTGCTGTTTTTACATAAATGTagtcaaactttgaaaaatatGACTTAACACAATtctaatatgcgaagtaaaaaacgAAAGGAAATACAACGATACGACTCACGGTTTGCAGCCAGGGAGAACCGGCTATGCCATTTGAAAAACGATACGACTCACGATGCTTGTGTATGTGGGATGGCCGTGTATGTGAGGGACTTTAATTGTACTGTGATAAAAAAACTGTACTACGAGTACCTGGTTTTTTTAGAAGCGAGTGTTCTTTTCTCTGAACGCTGAGGGGACCGGCAGATCGACCTCCAATCACTCCTGGCCCAAATCACTGTAACACAAGCAGCCCACATTTCTCTCTAAAAAAACCTACTATGCCAACATCTCCGCCACGTCACCGATCCGCACCACCAGCCTCCCGCCGCATCCAACCTTCTGATCGCAATCCAACAGCCCAACTCTACCGTCACACGGATCGACCCAGCAGAGAGCAGACACCTCCCGCCTCCAACCCCCCAAAATTTCGGGGCTTCCCTCCCAACTCCGCCCCATATAAACCCGTCAACTCCGATTCCCCAATCCATCCCAAGCTTCAACATCCACACCACTCCCTTCTTCTCCCAGATCCATCGACGATGTCCGGGCGCGGCAAGGGCGGCAAGGGGCTGGGAAAGGGCGGCGCCAAGCGCCACCGGAAGGTCCTCCGCGACAACATCCAGGGTATCACCAAGCCGGCGATCCGGAGGCTGGCCAGGAGGGGCGGCGTGAAGCGCATCTCCGGCCTCATCTACGAGGAGACCCGTGGCGTCCTCAAGATCTTCCTCGAGAACGTCATCCGCGACGCCGTCACCTACACCGAGCACGCCCGCCGCAAGACCGTCACCGCCATGGACGTCGTCTACGCGCTCAAGCGCCAGGGCCGCACCCTCTACGGCTTCGGAGGCTAGATTCGTCTAGTGGAGCAACT contains:
- the LOC141041753 gene encoding histone H4, which translates into the protein MSGRGKGGKGLGKGGAKRHRKVLRDNIQGITKPAIRRLARRGGVKRISGLIYEETRGVLKIFLENVIRDAVTYTEHARRKTVTAMDVVYALKRQGRTLYGFGG